Proteins encoded in a region of the Dreissena polymorpha isolate Duluth1 chromosome 6, UMN_Dpol_1.0, whole genome shotgun sequence genome:
- the LOC127833433 gene encoding uncharacterized protein LOC127833433: MRMRKTNLPGRVTPPELRVKILLNLDMALTCCVQNCSKGAYWLNKWKKQLCDVCGCLHKERDCKCDPPFRLFTFPTKKKNPEQREKWKQLVGRRQGNGQLWSPGKDSRVCSDHFTDGEPTINNPLPTVSMGYNEAEKRVKRMTQFEATSTKHTKRRRQISAKDNDHASEENLVATPIYDDPEVELLSHTYKLPWFVNLLAVFVTLCLRISEQNKQIVKLKAEVFIQKQIIDRLKNTVYSEKILKTNDDVQFYTGLTNKSLFNKLHEYISPFVTRRWTGVMSMAKNVRKLKSKLSARSGAKFGPERKMSSRTEFLMTLMKLRLGLLNKDLSKRFDISETLCSRIFLAWLRASFEVLKSMVYIPNEESLIASKPQRFRKFPDLHSIIDCTELFIETPKDPHLQSATWSNYKNHNTMKILVACAPNSAIVFVSPTYLGRISDKALTLDCGYLDMLPTNSMIMADKGINITTECMQRNISLHKPPGKRGNSQMSSACVQKTKRIANHRILIEQVIRRLKTFRILANEIPISLVDHIDEMVMVCSALCNIKVPIYKS, from the exons GAAGAGTTACTCCGCCTGAATTGCGagtaaaaatattgttgaatCTCGATATGGCTTTAACATGTTGCGTTCAAAACTGCTCTAAAGgggcatactggttaaataaatggAAGAAACAACTGTGTGACGTCTGTGGATGTTTGCACAAAGAGAGAGACTGTAAATGCGATCCGCCATTCAG acTATTCACTTTCCCAACAAAGAAAAAGAATCCAGAGCAAAGGGAAAAATGGAAACAGCTGGTAGGAAGACGTCAGGGCAATGGACAACTCTGGTCACCAGGCAAAGACAGTCGGGTTTGTTCGGATCATTTCACAGATGGAGAACCAACCATAAATAATCCATTGCCTACTGTCAGCATGGGATATAATGAAGCAGAGAAACGAGTGAAGAGAATGACACAGTTTGAGGCGACTAGCACAAAACATACGAAAAGGCGTAGACAAATTAGTGCAAAAGACAATGACCATGCGTCTGAGGAAAATCTTGTTGCAACACCTATTTATGATGACCCAGAGGTTGAGTTACTTTCCCACACTTACAAACTGCCATGGTTTGTTAATTTGTTGGCTGTGTTTGTTACTCTGTGTTTACGAATCAGTGAACAGAACAAGCAGATTGTTAAGTTGAAAGCCGAGGTGTTCATACAGAAGCAAATAATAGACAGGCTTAAGAATACTGTGTACAGTGAGAAAATACTTAAGACCAACGATGATGTTCAGTTTTACACTGGTTTGACAAACAAGTCTCTGTTTAACAAATTACATGAGTATATTTCACCATTTGTTACAAGAAGGTGGACTGGTGTTATGTCAATGGCCAAAAATGTTAGAAAATTAAAATCCAAATTGTCAGCCCGTTCTGGTGCAAAGTTTGGGCCGGAGAGAAAAATGTCATCGAGGACAGAATTTTTAATGACATTAATGAAGTTAAGGCTAGGGCTGTTAAATAAAGACTTGTCCAAGAGATTTGATATTTCGGAAACTTTATGCTCAAGAATTTTCCTTGCATGGCTTAGGGCATCATTCGAAGTCTTAAAGTCAATGGTGTACATACCAAACGAAGAGTCTTTGATTGCCTCTAAACCCCAAAGATTCCGGAAATTTCCAGATCTGCACTCGATTATAGACTGTActgaattatttattgaaacgccCAAAGACCCTCATCTCCAGAGCGCAACTTGGAGCAACTACAAAAACCATAACACAATGAAAATTCTTGTCGCGTGTGCTCCTAATAGTGCAATTGTGTTTGTTTCGCCTACATACCTCGGTAGAATTTCAGATAAGGCTCTAACATTAGACTGTGGGTATTTGGACATGTTGCCTACAAACTCCATGATAATGGCAGATAAAGGAATCAACATCACTACGGAATGCATGCAACGAAACATAAGTTTGCATAAGCCACCAGGCAAGCGTGGAAATTCTCAGATGTCAAGTGCTTGTGTACAAAAAACTAAACGAATAGCAAATCACCGAATTTTAATTGAGCAGGTAATCAGGAGATTAAAAACATTCCGTATACTGGCAAATGAAATTCCAATTTCACTTGTGGATCACATAGATGAAATGGTGATGGTCTGCTCTGCCCTATGCAATATAAAGGTACCAATATACAAATCGTAG